The Thermomonospora amylolytica sequence CAGGACACCCAGATGACCGGCAACGGCCGCCAGGTCCGCGATCCCGCGGAATTCGGCTGGCTGCTCAACGACTTCGCCACCGGCACGCCGGGGGTGCGGCACGCGCTGATCGTGTCCTCCGACGGGCTGCCGCTGGTGGTCGCCGGAGACATGGACGCCGACCTGGCCGACCCGCTGTCGGCCATGAGCAGCGGGCTGCTCAGCCTCGGCCACAACATCGCCGCCAAGGTCGGGCAGAGCGGCTGCGAGCAGATCATGCTCAAGTTCCCGGCCGGGCACTTCCTGTTCATGCGGATCGGCCCGCTGGCCGGTCTGGCGGTGCTGGTCGAGGAGGGCGCCAACCTCGGCGCGGTCGCCTACAAGATGACCCAGCTGGTGGACGGCGTGGGCCACCTGCTGACCCCGCAGGTCCGCGACGACCTGCGCCGGCTCAACCTCGGCCAGAGGGCGTCATGACCGGCCGGCCGTCCGGAGCGAGGACACGACCATGACCGGGAACCCCTGGCTGCGGCCCTACGTGCTGACCGGCGGGCGCACCCGCACCCGGCGGAACCTCTACATGCACACGCTGGTGTCGGCCCCGGACTACGACCCCGCGTACGCCTCCCGGCTGCTGCCGGAGGCCCGCCGGCTGTACGAGCGGGCCCACGCGTCCGCCGAGTCGGTGGCCGAGCTGTCGGCGCACTGCGGGGTGTCGCTCGGCGTCACCCGGGTGCTGCTGGGCGACCTGGCCTCGGCGGGGCGGGTGCTGATCCACCCGGAGACCTACGACTCCCCCTACGATCCACGCCTGCTGAAGGAAGTCATCCATGGCCTTCGCGAACTCGCCTGAGGCGCCGTCGCACGGGGCGCCGGTCCGGCAGGGCGCGGCGCGCACCTCGGCCAAGATCGTCGTCGCGGGCGGGTTCGGCGTGGGCAAGACCACCCTGGTCGGCGCGGTCTCGGAGATCCCGCCGGTGAACACCGAGGCGTGGATGACCCAGGCGAGCAAGTCGGTGGACCCGCTGGCCCCGGCCGACGTGAAGTCCACCACCACCGTCGCGATGGACTTCGGCCGGATCACGCTGTCCGGCGGCAACCTGGTGCTCTACCTGTTCGGCACGCCCGGTCAGCCACGGTTCTGGCCGATGTGGGACGACCTGTGCCGGGGGGCCAGCGCGGCGCTGGTGCTGGTCGACACCCGCCGGCTGGAGGTGTCGTTCCCCGCGGTCAACTACTTCGAGAACGACTCCGACGTGCCGTTCGTGGTCGCCGTCAACCTGTTCGACGGCGTCCAGACGCACGCGCTGGAGGAGGTGCGCGACGCCCTCGGGCTGCCCGCCCGGGTGCCGCTGATCACCTGCGACGCCCGCAGCCGGGCCTCGGTGGTGACCGCCCTCACCGCGGCGCTGACGCACACCCTCCAGGTCACCTCGGGCCGCGCTCCCCGGGCGGCCCGCTGACACCCCTCGTGAAAGGCACCGATGCGTAAGATCCTGATCGTCGGCGCAGGGCAGTCGGGCCTGCAGCTGGCCCTCAGCCTGCAGGCCGAGGGCTACGACGTCACCGTCATGTCGGCGCGCACCCCCGAGGAGATCCGCGCCGGCCGTGTCATGTCCACCCAGGTGCTGTTCGCGCCGGCGCTGCGGCACGAACGCGAGCGGGGCCTGAACCTGTGGGAGGAGCAGGCCCCCCCGATCGTCGGGCAGCGCTCCACCATGATCGACCCGCCCGGCACGCAGGCGTGGACGTTCATCGGCCGGTGGCGGGAGTACGCCCAGTCGGTGGACCAGCGGGTCAAGATGGCCGGCTGGCTGGAGCTGTTCGAGTCGCGCGGCGGCAACGTCGTCTACCACACGGTGATGACCTCCGACCTGGAGGGGCTGT is a genomic window containing:
- a CDS encoding roadblock/LC7 domain-containing protein, which translates into the protein MRPHEEGQDTQMTGNGRQVRDPAEFGWLLNDFATGTPGVRHALIVSSDGLPLVVAGDMDADLADPLSAMSSGLLSLGHNIAAKVGQSGCEQIMLKFPAGHFLFMRIGPLAGLAVLVEEGANLGAVAYKMTQLVDGVGHLLTPQVRDDLRRLNLGQRAS
- a CDS encoding DUF742 domain-containing protein; the protein is MTGNPWLRPYVLTGGRTRTRRNLYMHTLVSAPDYDPAYASRLLPEARRLYERAHASAESVAELSAHCGVSLGVTRVLLGDLASAGRVLIHPETYDSPYDPRLLKEVIHGLRELA
- a CDS encoding GTP-binding protein, with the protein product MAFANSPEAPSHGAPVRQGAARTSAKIVVAGGFGVGKTTLVGAVSEIPPVNTEAWMTQASKSVDPLAPADVKSTTTVAMDFGRITLSGGNLVLYLFGTPGQPRFWPMWDDLCRGASAALVLVDTRRLEVSFPAVNYFENDSDVPFVVAVNLFDGVQTHALEEVRDALGLPARVPLITCDARSRASVVTALTAALTHTLQVTSGRAPRAAR